A genomic window from Streptomyces mirabilis includes:
- a CDS encoding FAD-binding oxidoreductase — translation MSERPTCDVVVVGAGMVGAACALYAARAGLDVALVDRGPVAGGTTGAGEGNLLVSDKEPGPELDLALLSGRLWADLGEELGEAFEYEAKGGVVVAATPEGLTALETFAAGQRAAGVAAVPVAADQLHALEPHLAPGLTGAVHYPQDTQVMPALAAAHLVRASGARLLTGRTVTEVLRTADGAVRGVRTDRGDLHAPVVVNAAGTWGAEVAALAGVFLPVLPRRGFVLVTEPLPRRVRHKVYAADYVADVASDSAALGTSPVVEGTAAGPILIGASRERVGFDRSFSLPAVRALAAGATRLFPFLADVRALRTYLGFRPYMPDHLPAIGPDPRVPGLFHACGHEGAGIGLATGTGRLIAQAVAGGTPDLDLTPFRPDRFPEEGG, via the coding sequence GTGAGCGAGCGACCGACCTGTGATGTCGTGGTCGTCGGAGCCGGAATGGTCGGCGCGGCCTGCGCGCTGTACGCGGCCCGGGCGGGCCTCGACGTCGCTCTGGTGGACCGCGGCCCGGTGGCCGGCGGGACCACTGGCGCCGGTGAGGGCAATCTGCTCGTCTCCGACAAGGAACCCGGGCCCGAACTCGACCTCGCGCTGCTGTCGGGGCGTCTGTGGGCCGACCTCGGGGAGGAGCTGGGCGAGGCCTTCGAGTACGAGGCCAAGGGGGGCGTCGTCGTGGCCGCCACGCCCGAGGGGCTCACCGCGCTGGAGACGTTCGCGGCGGGACAACGAGCCGCCGGCGTCGCGGCGGTGCCGGTCGCCGCCGACCAACTGCACGCCTTGGAACCCCACTTGGCACCCGGCCTCACGGGCGCCGTGCACTACCCCCAGGACACCCAGGTGATGCCGGCGCTCGCCGCGGCGCACCTCGTACGGGCCTCGGGAGCACGGCTGCTGACGGGGCGGACGGTGACCGAGGTGCTGCGCACGGCGGACGGGGCGGTACGCGGCGTGCGGACCGACCGTGGTGACCTCCACGCCCCGGTGGTCGTCAACGCGGCCGGCACCTGGGGTGCCGAAGTGGCCGCGCTCGCGGGCGTCTTCCTGCCCGTTCTGCCCCGACGCGGCTTCGTGCTGGTGACCGAACCACTGCCGCGCCGGGTGCGGCACAAGGTGTATGCCGCGGACTACGTCGCCGACGTGGCCAGCGACTCGGCCGCGCTGGGTACCTCACCCGTCGTGGAGGGCACCGCGGCGGGGCCCATCCTGATCGGCGCGAGTCGTGAACGGGTCGGCTTCGACCGGTCGTTCTCGCTGCCGGCCGTACGGGCGCTGGCGGCCGGGGCGACCAGACTGTTCCCGTTCCTCGCCGACGTACGGGCCCTGCGGACGTATCTGGGCTTCCGGCCGTACATGCCCGACCACCTGCCCGCGATCGGCCCCGATCCACGGGTGCCGGGGCTCTTCCACGCCTGCGGGCACGAGGGCGCGGGAATCGGCCTCGCCACCGGCACCGGGCGGCTGATCGCGCAGGCCGTCGCGGGCGGGACGCCCGACCTGGACCTCACGCCGTTCCGGCCCGACCGCTTCCCGGAGGAGGGCGGGTGA